One part of the Leclercia sp. LSNIH1 genome encodes these proteins:
- a CDS encoding replication protein P — MGEIFSNRWTQKNGAEPSALWIAQIGSMTEKQIKLVCQQCMERCAAGNTWPPDLAEFVSLVSESGANHFNLTSECVMSEYRRWRNESYRYSGSDKYPWSQPVLYHICVEMRRTGVERQMTEGELKKLAEKLLTKWSKHISNGLSVPPIRRQLAAPQHPAGPTPAQLLMEEYKRRKAAGLTN; from the coding sequence ATGGGGGAAATATTCTCGAACCGGTGGACGCAGAAGAATGGGGCGGAGCCTTCAGCTCTCTGGATAGCCCAGATAGGTTCGATGACTGAAAAGCAAATCAAGCTGGTCTGCCAGCAGTGCATGGAGCGTTGTGCCGCTGGAAACACATGGCCGCCAGATCTCGCTGAGTTTGTATCGCTCGTTTCAGAGAGCGGCGCTAACCACTTCAACCTGACTTCGGAATGTGTGATGTCGGAATACCGCCGCTGGCGTAACGAGTCCTACCGGTACTCAGGCAGCGATAAATACCCATGGTCGCAACCAGTCCTGTATCACATCTGCGTTGAAATGCGCAGAACGGGCGTGGAGCGCCAGATGACAGAGGGGGAACTCAAAAAACTGGCAGAGAAGCTGTTAACAAAATGGAGCAAGCACATCAGTAACGGCCTTTCGGTACCGCCGATACGCCGCCAGCTTGCCGCACCGCAGCACCCGGCAGGGCCAACTCCGGCGCAGCTGCTGATGGAAGAGTACAAACGCCGCAAAGCGGCAGGGTTAACCAACTAA
- a CDS encoding phage holin family protein — protein MILTPFVLLQLHAVVALITGLLIAGFNRGDRKHKRHFSALAYLLALAFFSIPIRIWVGDYLYIDRSELVVNIGFLIVMLLSRGNITGKRS, from the coding sequence ATGATTCTGACTCCATTCGTACTGCTTCAACTGCATGCGGTGGTCGCATTGATTACGGGCCTGCTAATTGCTGGCTTCAACCGTGGCGACCGCAAGCATAAACGTCATTTCTCGGCGCTGGCATATCTGCTGGCGCTGGCGTTCTTCTCGATCCCCATCCGTATCTGGGTTGGTGATTACCTCTACATCGACCGCTCAGAGCTGGTGGTCAACATCGGGTTTCTGATTGTGATGCTCCTCTCCCGGGGGAACATCACAGGCAAAAGGAGCTGA
- a CDS encoding ATP-binding protein gives MNTNPVNASPAKKFFVDMLTRDIELTDAILDLVDNCLDGAMRSISEKNLNNDKKYNGFFANLTMDKDTFIIEDNCGGISAKRAAEEAFRLGNTNFGKERNIPTIGVYGIGMKRAMFKMGAHSIVSTKTDQDEYEVEITPQWLSDDHNWHLPLTRKSTDLSQNGTRIHITKIRDGISKLLDDKHVFQSDLMNIISNHFAIVINKGFKISLNGQEIKPSLTSLLFNESAFKNGDGITPYIYTNEQNGVKIELSVGFYRDLTTDNEDEEYLESKTSSEKAGWTVICNDRVVIYADKTRLTGWGEAGVPAYHTQFIGIAGVVKFTSNDASLLPVTTTKRGIDGNSDLYLAVKDYMRDGLKTFIHFTNKWKSYGNSNNTIKSMSNKSLPATSSELIDLIPKKELKTNPKPFGGKIYKPTLPLPKISTKTKMIKYSVELDEFNQVAEYLFDDVNIPAVDVGRKTFEKMLKEASENE, from the coding sequence TTGAATACCAATCCTGTAAATGCTTCACCAGCAAAAAAATTCTTCGTAGATATGCTAACAAGAGATATCGAACTAACGGATGCAATTTTAGATCTTGTTGACAACTGTCTAGATGGTGCAATGAGATCCATATCTGAAAAAAATCTCAATAATGATAAAAAATACAATGGTTTCTTTGCTAATCTTACTATGGATAAAGATACATTTATAATTGAAGATAACTGCGGTGGTATTTCAGCGAAGCGCGCCGCGGAAGAGGCTTTCAGACTTGGCAACACAAATTTTGGTAAAGAACGCAACATTCCAACCATAGGTGTTTACGGTATCGGTATGAAAAGGGCCATGTTCAAAATGGGAGCCCATTCAATTGTATCAACTAAAACTGATCAGGATGAATATGAGGTAGAAATAACCCCTCAATGGCTAAGCGATGATCACAACTGGCATTTGCCACTAACAAGAAAATCAACCGACTTGAGTCAAAATGGTACAAGAATACACATCACTAAAATAAGGGATGGTATTTCTAAGCTGTTGGACGATAAACATGTATTCCAATCAGATCTTATGAACATTATTTCGAACCATTTTGCGATAGTAATAAACAAAGGTTTTAAAATCAGTCTTAATGGTCAAGAAATAAAACCAAGCTTGACTTCATTGTTATTTAATGAGAGTGCCTTCAAAAATGGTGATGGCATAACTCCCTATATCTATACCAATGAGCAAAATGGCGTAAAAATTGAGCTTTCTGTTGGTTTTTATCGAGATCTAACAACTGATAATGAAGACGAAGAGTATTTGGAATCAAAAACTTCAAGCGAAAAGGCAGGATGGACAGTTATATGTAATGATCGTGTAGTGATTTATGCCGATAAAACACGACTTACAGGCTGGGGTGAAGCCGGCGTTCCTGCTTACCATACCCAGTTCATCGGTATTGCTGGTGTAGTCAAATTTACCTCCAATGATGCTAGTTTATTGCCCGTCACCACTACTAAAAGAGGAATTGATGGTAATTCTGACTTATATTTAGCGGTGAAAGACTATATGCGCGATGGTCTAAAAACTTTTATTCATTTTACCAACAAATGGAAATCTTACGGTAATAGCAATAATACTATTAAATCTATGAGTAACAAATCATTACCTGCTACATCGAGTGAATTAATCGACTTAATACCAAAAAAAGAACTCAAAACCAACCCGAAACCATTTGGTGGCAAGATTTATAAACCTACATTACCGTTGCCAAAAATTTCAACCAAAACGAAAATGATAAAATATAGTGTTGAATTAGATGAATTTAACCAAGTTGCAGAGTATTTATTTGATGATGTAAATATACCGGCAGTGGATGTAGGACGTAAAACATTTGAAAAAATGCTGAAAGAGGCATCAGAAAATGAGTAA
- a CDS encoding toxin YdaT family protein gives MQSVAFEHLNRLKPASLKTENQYEPRRRDNLRRQAILTAVREWELTLPGQAQDIVTQLVAEQWAKEGGRGITVNKQNLYRYLKNETNSSKYTAYVMQLADAISMAMPIEIARKHGLRQGKTDFELVADAIKECGEHHQAKLLGLPTKKQAKEGFENLLANAALLPGELAGVVIAHLQALAPLFT, from the coding sequence ATGCAATCAGTAGCGTTTGAACATCTTAACCGACTGAAACCCGCTTCGCTGAAAACGGAAAATCAGTATGAACCTCGCCGCAGAGACAACCTACGGCGCCAGGCGATCCTGACAGCCGTTCGTGAGTGGGAGCTTACTCTGCCCGGCCAGGCGCAGGACATTGTTACGCAGCTGGTGGCCGAGCAGTGGGCAAAAGAGGGTGGGCGTGGGATCACTGTGAACAAACAGAACCTTTATCGCTACCTGAAAAACGAAACCAATTCCAGCAAGTACACGGCTTATGTCATGCAACTCGCGGACGCGATCAGCATGGCAATGCCGATTGAGATCGCCAGAAAACATGGCCTCCGTCAGGGTAAAACAGATTTCGAGCTGGTGGCCGACGCAATAAAAGAGTGCGGCGAGCATCACCAGGCGAAGTTACTGGGCCTGCCAACCAAGAAGCAGGCGAAAGAGGGCTTTGAAAACCTTCTTGCCAACGCAGCCCTGCTGCCAGGAGAACTGGCTGGCGTGGTGATTGCTCACCTGCAGGCTCTGGCTCCGCTATTTACGTAA
- a CDS encoding glycoside hydrolase family 19 protein, protein MNQQQFEKAAGVSAGLASRWYPHIDAAMKEFGITAVNDRAMFIAQLGHESAGFTSLVESFNYSVDGLKKTFGKRLTPYQCEMLGRVDGKQNAHQPQIANLVYGGRMGNVFEGDGWKYRGRGLLQITGRENYTKCGTALKLDLVSTPELLVQERHAARSAAWFFALRGCLLYSGDIVRVTQIINGGQNGLADRKVRYSRALAALS, encoded by the coding sequence GTGAATCAACAGCAATTCGAAAAGGCAGCTGGTGTAAGTGCCGGGCTGGCTTCGCGCTGGTATCCGCATATCGATGCGGCAATGAAAGAGTTCGGCATCACCGCAGTTAACGATCGGGCCATGTTCATCGCGCAGCTGGGCCACGAATCGGCAGGCTTTACCTCGCTGGTGGAGAGCTTCAACTATTCGGTCGACGGCCTGAAGAAAACCTTCGGTAAACGCCTGACGCCTTACCAGTGCGAGATGCTGGGCCGGGTTGACGGTAAGCAGAACGCCCACCAGCCGCAGATTGCTAACCTGGTATACGGCGGCCGCATGGGGAACGTCTTCGAGGGCGACGGCTGGAAATATCGTGGCCGTGGTCTGCTGCAGATCACCGGGCGTGAGAACTACACCAAATGCGGCACTGCCTTGAAGCTGGATCTGGTGAGCACTCCTGAGCTGCTAGTGCAGGAACGACACGCTGCCCGGTCGGCGGCCTGGTTCTTTGCGTTACGCGGCTGCCTGCTGTATTCCGGCGACATCGTGCGGGTCACGCAGATCATCAACGGTGGGCAGAATGGGCTGGCTGACCGCAAAGTACGTTACAGCCGGGCGCTGGCGGCGCTGTCATGA
- a CDS encoding RusA family crossover junction endodeoxyribonuclease, with the protein MKTYNITPMGKPRMTRADKWKKRPEVLRYRAFCDHVRLLGVELPEAGAHITFILPMPQSWSKKKRQEMTGKPHQQKPDKDNLEKALMDAIYADDAHIWDSRVTKRWGEVGQIIIGEIA; encoded by the coding sequence GTGAAGACCTACAACATCACTCCGATGGGCAAACCCAGGATGACGCGCGCTGATAAGTGGAAGAAACGCCCGGAGGTTCTCCGGTACCGCGCGTTCTGCGATCACGTTCGGCTGCTGGGCGTCGAGCTACCGGAAGCAGGCGCACACATTACGTTTATCCTCCCGATGCCACAGAGCTGGAGCAAGAAGAAGCGCCAGGAGATGACGGGGAAACCCCATCAGCAGAAGCCAGACAAAGATAACCTCGAGAAAGCCCTGATGGATGCCATCTATGCGGATGACGCCCATATCTGGGATTCCCGCGTGACGAAGCGCTGGGGTGAGGTAGGGCAGATCATCATCGGGGAGATCGCCTGA
- a CDS encoding DNA cytosine methyltransferase, whose product MKVIDLFSGVGGLSLGAARAGFEVSAAIEIDEHAIATHHVNFPNSRHFMEDVSLINGRELLNSINIDSLECLIGGPPCQGFSSIGKGDIEDVRNELYFHFFRIISEIQPLCFLAENVPGIMNNKYDPIRSKAFSLIENDYYILPPLKVKASDYGAPTTRTRIFFIGYKKSLGPELLSVEHFLPRQNVNPITVREALAGIDFNVDSNWQTESEGWRKINTDFNGTFYTKLWGDIPLGVGDEESLRLLKDNIVSGFMGTKHSIEIEKRYGNLKFGEMDRISKSKRLDPNGFCPTLRAGTGKEKGSFQAVRPIHPYQSRVISPREAARLQGFPDWFRFHNTKWHSFRQIGNSVCPLVAEAMLLPLANFCTVNSQNCTLENQGIAL is encoded by the coding sequence ATGAAAGTTATAGATTTATTTTCTGGAGTGGGTGGGCTGAGCTTAGGTGCGGCGAGGGCTGGATTTGAGGTTTCCGCTGCTATTGAGATCGATGAGCATGCAATCGCAACTCACCACGTCAACTTTCCAAACTCACGCCATTTTATGGAAGATGTATCTTTAATAAATGGGCGAGAGTTGCTAAATAGTATTAATATTGATTCTTTGGAGTGTCTGATAGGAGGCCCTCCATGCCAAGGTTTCAGTAGTATCGGTAAAGGCGATATTGAAGACGTAAGGAATGAATTATACTTTCATTTTTTTAGAATTATTAGTGAAATTCAACCATTATGTTTTTTGGCTGAAAATGTTCCCGGCATTATGAATAATAAATACGATCCTATAAGGAGCAAAGCATTCAGTCTCATTGAAAATGATTATTATATATTGCCACCTTTAAAAGTGAAGGCATCAGATTATGGTGCTCCTACCACAAGGACTCGTATTTTTTTTATTGGCTATAAAAAAAGCTTAGGACCAGAACTATTAAGTGTTGAGCATTTCTTACCAAGACAGAATGTCAACCCTATTACTGTTAGAGAAGCGCTAGCAGGTATAGATTTCAATGTCGATTCAAATTGGCAAACTGAAAGTGAAGGTTGGAGAAAAATAAATACAGACTTCAATGGAACATTTTACACAAAATTGTGGGGGGATATTCCATTAGGTGTTGGTGACGAAGAGTCCTTGAGATTGCTTAAGGATAATATTGTCTCGGGGTTTATGGGTACCAAGCATAGCATTGAAATTGAGAAACGCTATGGTAATTTAAAGTTTGGGGAGATGGATCGGATATCCAAGTCGAAAAGACTTGATCCTAACGGTTTTTGTCCGACTCTTAGAGCGGGAACAGGCAAAGAAAAAGGAAGTTTTCAGGCTGTTAGACCAATACATCCCTATCAGTCACGGGTCATTAGTCCTAGGGAAGCTGCAAGATTACAAGGTTTCCCTGATTGGTTCAGATTTCATAATACCAAATGGCACAGTTTTAGGCAGATAGGTAACAGCGTATGCCCATTAGTTGCAGAAGCAATGCTGTTACCATTAGCAAATTTTTGTACTGTAAATAGTCAGAACTGCACCTTAGAAAACCAAGGTATAGCTCTTTGA
- a CDS encoding DUF968 domain-containing protein, giving the protein MRALLKPVIARELGVVLLKPGSELMPMFISGRVLVESQPASMASFETGRVPDLRQPLAANPALRPFFLHEKVITAAGGLAGLEYWLLRHGGGTCQYQHSDYHYHELTTMRHEPGAILLCGHCDNRLREQYTERLAELARQNVIDWVLDIARVALALDKARELSLAELCWWAVRAAVTDALPESVAREALRLPAEKQTYRESEIVPSVPATSIIADKARALPAAPAGAPPAIKPVVGVLVDPESPQTLMKRPKRTRWDKPKYLAWVKTQPCECCGRPSDDPHHLIGWGQGGMGTKAHDSLVIPLCRQHHTELHNDPVKFERKHGTQPEMIIRVLDRAFALGVLA; this is encoded by the coding sequence ATGCGCGCCTTGCTGAAACCGGTTATTGCCCGGGAGCTGGGCGTTGTGCTGCTGAAGCCCGGCAGCGAGCTGATGCCCATGTTCATTTCAGGGCGCGTGCTGGTGGAGAGCCAGCCTGCCAGCATGGCCAGCTTTGAGACCGGGCGAGTTCCCGATCTGCGGCAACCGCTGGCGGCCAACCCGGCGCTGCGTCCGTTCTTCCTCCACGAAAAGGTGATCACCGCTGCTGGTGGGCTGGCTGGCCTGGAATACTGGTTATTGCGCCACGGCGGCGGCACCTGCCAGTACCAGCACAGCGATTACCACTATCACGAACTGACCACCATGCGGCACGAGCCCGGCGCGATCCTTCTCTGTGGCCACTGCGACAACCGGCTGCGCGAGCAGTACACCGAACGTCTGGCGGAGCTGGCGCGTCAGAACGTCATCGACTGGGTGCTGGATATCGCTCGTGTAGCGCTGGCGCTCGACAAAGCCCGTGAACTATCACTGGCTGAATTGTGCTGGTGGGCTGTTCGTGCCGCTGTCACCGACGCGCTGCCTGAATCCGTTGCCCGCGAGGCATTGCGCCTGCCGGCGGAGAAACAAACGTACCGTGAGAGCGAGATAGTACCGTCGGTACCGGCCACCAGCATCATCGCCGACAAGGCCCGCGCGCTACCTGCAGCACCTGCAGGCGCACCACCAGCCATTAAGCCAGTCGTGGGCGTACTGGTGGATCCCGAGTCCCCGCAGACCCTGATGAAGCGGCCAAAGCGGACCCGCTGGGACAAACCCAAATATCTGGCATGGGTTAAGACGCAGCCTTGCGAGTGCTGCGGCAGGCCGTCAGATGATCCACACCATCTAATCGGCTGGGGCCAGGGAGGCATGGGAACGAAGGCGCACGACAGTCTCGTGATCCCCCTGTGCCGCCAGCACCATACCGAACTACATAACGATCCGGTGAAATTCGAGCGTAAGCACGGTACTCAGCCGGAAATGATAATCAGAGTGCTGGACCGGGCCTTTGCGCTCGGCGTTCTGGCTTAA
- a CDS encoding DUF2190 family protein yields the protein MAKNYYQDGNTMDWHNGTTKAVLSGQPVIVGAIIGIAQHDVAVDSDGELMMTGVFVLPKVAGETWQRGARLWLTKDGKLTSSQKDGTDDNALAGTAWITTNPNDPEGRVRLGF from the coding sequence ATGGCAAAGAACTATTATCAAGACGGCAATACGATGGACTGGCACAACGGGACAACAAAGGCTGTGTTGTCGGGTCAGCCGGTCATTGTCGGTGCGATTATCGGCATAGCCCAGCATGATGTTGCAGTGGACTCAGACGGTGAGTTGATGATGACCGGTGTGTTTGTATTGCCGAAGGTTGCAGGTGAGACATGGCAGCGTGGCGCTCGCCTCTGGCTGACGAAGGATGGCAAGCTAACCAGCAGCCAGAAGGACGGGACGGATGATAATGCCCTGGCTGGTACTGCATGGATCACCACCAATCCAAACGACCCAGAGGGGCGCGTCCGCCTTGGCTTCTGA
- a CDS encoding PerC family transcriptional regulator, producing the protein MTKPLTMKDQVAIFVRYQPNCDIKDVAEALDMASTTAGKHLRALTDEGVLIRNHNGTQYSYTVAPGAEIPDEVLPCMEQKGDPAKILAAETKAKELESKGLWRRAATVYADMMAIACSSLEVARFAQCREKCLRQAKR; encoded by the coding sequence ATGACCAAACCATTAACGATGAAAGACCAGGTGGCGATCTTTGTTCGCTACCAGCCGAACTGCGACATCAAGGACGTTGCAGAAGCCCTAGACATGGCAAGCACCACCGCCGGAAAGCACCTGCGTGCGCTGACGGATGAGGGCGTGCTTATCCGCAATCACAACGGAACGCAATACAGTTACACCGTGGCGCCAGGCGCAGAAATTCCTGACGAGGTGCTGCCATGCATGGAACAGAAGGGCGATCCGGCAAAAATTCTCGCTGCTGAAACGAAGGCTAAAGAGCTGGAGAGCAAAGGTCTCTGGCGCCGGGCCGCAACTGTCTACGCCGACATGATGGCGATCGCCTGCAGTTCGCTCGAGGTGGCCCGCTTCGCGCAGTGCCGGGAAAAGTGTCTGCGGCAAGCCAAAAGATAA
- a CDS encoding O-methyltransferase, which produces MSNGNSIPYHLRHNKAVDRNLFIDLLTKVNNCKNISDYVYAGFGGPFLEDFKVMHSVLKINKMISLELVENTHKRQKFNMPNSCIDIGSKPQTSQNFLTNYNFKKRTRHIVWLDYTLPSMLNDQLGEIELLCNKLNAFDIIKVTVNAHSETLGRDSNAPYSSTPHEYRAANLSSILDRYAPYPIEPDHTKTKQYPTTLLHAIRKAMHRGLSTRSDVFIQPLSSFIYADGQTMLTATGIILESDESKTRRFFKKSRLDHWPFIDKTWEKPRNISIPTMSLKERFEIESKLPDSSPEEIIAAMGFYLSETEPKTINQLKTFIEYQRAIPWFSKVQF; this is translated from the coding sequence ATGAGTAATGGAAATAGCATACCCTATCATCTTAGGCATAATAAAGCTGTTGATCGAAACCTCTTTATAGATCTACTTACTAAGGTAAATAACTGTAAAAACATATCAGATTATGTCTACGCCGGGTTTGGGGGTCCATTCCTTGAAGATTTTAAAGTGATGCACAGCGTATTAAAAATCAATAAAATGATATCGCTTGAATTGGTTGAAAACACCCATAAGCGGCAAAAATTTAACATGCCTAATTCCTGTATTGATATCGGTTCTAAACCTCAAACCAGTCAAAACTTTTTAACTAACTACAATTTTAAAAAACGTACCCGGCATATTGTGTGGCTAGATTATACTCTCCCTTCAATGCTGAATGACCAACTTGGTGAAATCGAGTTACTTTGCAATAAACTCAACGCTTTTGATATTATAAAAGTAACGGTAAATGCTCATTCTGAAACTCTTGGCCGCGATAGCAATGCCCCTTATTCATCTACACCGCATGAGTATAGGGCTGCGAATTTGAGTTCTATTCTTGACAGATATGCCCCGTATCCAATTGAACCGGATCACACAAAAACAAAGCAATATCCTACAACTTTATTGCATGCTATAAGGAAGGCTATGCATAGAGGTTTGTCCACAAGAAGCGATGTTTTCATCCAGCCGTTGTCATCATTTATTTACGCCGATGGCCAAACCATGTTAACCGCAACTGGAATTATATTAGAATCTGATGAATCAAAGACTAGGCGTTTTTTCAAGAAAAGCCGCTTGGATCATTGGCCTTTTATTGATAAAACATGGGAAAAACCTAGAAACATTAGTATTCCCACCATGTCTTTAAAAGAAAGATTTGAAATCGAATCAAAATTACCTGATAGTTCTCCCGAGGAAATCATAGCAGCTATGGGGTTCTATCTCTCTGAGACAGAACCCAAAACAATAAACCAATTAAAGACGTTTATTGAATATCAAAGAGCTATACCTTGGTTTTCTAAGGTGCAGTTCTGA
- a CDS encoding putative holin → MSEPLSGSATAHAAVTTVTFAGFWANTEAGVILGALAGALIYVLTSHNLSILERCLYGVAAFISGILGAATATRVINKVIGNFVPGIDGAGIPESLGAMVSAASAITIVLALKKRAEKKAAEEGK, encoded by the coding sequence ATGTCCGAACCACTTTCCGGCAGCGCCACGGCGCATGCTGCGGTTACGACTGTCACCTTTGCTGGATTCTGGGCAAACACTGAGGCTGGCGTAATCCTTGGGGCGCTGGCCGGGGCGCTTATCTACGTTCTCACGTCCCACAACCTCAGCATTCTTGAACGTTGCCTGTACGGTGTTGCTGCCTTCATCTCTGGCATCCTCGGGGCGGCGACCGCCACACGGGTAATCAACAAGGTCATTGGTAATTTTGTGCCAGGCATCGACGGTGCGGGAATTCCTGAATCTCTCGGCGCCATGGTCTCGGCGGCATCGGCGATCACCATCGTTCTTGCCCTCAAAAAGCGCGCTGAGAAGAAGGCGGCTGAGGAGGGGAAATGA
- a CDS encoding DnaT-like ssDNA-binding domain-containing protein, translating to MAGDWIKMRADLHTHPKVVRIASALDADRLRVVGALHATWCLFDAHSVDGELEGYSPKTLNDMIGFEGFAQALITVGWLESTDVSLCMPRFSEHNGQSAKRRAQEADRKRNVRKLSASDADKKRTREEKRREDLNPSLNEGAEEKSEEGQPPAESTAARYLEGLDEPIGKFTMTRAWLPSRDFRQRAATWGIALPDPDYLVTELAEFASYWESEGKIFTQVQWEQKFARHIVLVRSKKQPETGGNENAGVRREPTASRAVQQIQSAHAEWRRRHGLDGNGNGMAPVAGHGGNILEPVDAEEWGGAFSSLDSPDRFDD from the coding sequence ATGGCTGGAGACTGGATCAAGATGCGTGCTGATTTGCACACACACCCCAAAGTCGTCCGCATTGCGTCCGCTTTGGATGCGGACAGATTGCGCGTTGTCGGCGCACTTCATGCGACATGGTGTCTGTTTGATGCCCACTCAGTAGATGGAGAGCTAGAAGGTTACTCCCCAAAAACTCTGAACGACATGATCGGATTTGAAGGTTTCGCTCAGGCTCTTATCACTGTCGGCTGGCTTGAGTCGACTGATGTAAGTCTTTGTATGCCAAGATTTTCTGAGCATAACGGGCAGTCCGCAAAACGGCGTGCGCAGGAGGCAGACAGAAAACGAAATGTCCGCAAGTTGTCCGCATCGGATGCAGACAAAAAGCGGACCAGAGAAGAGAAGAGAAGAGAAGATCTAAACCCCTCTCTTAACGAGGGCGCGGAAGAAAAATCGGAAGAGGGTCAGCCCCCAGCGGAGTCAACTGCAGCCCGATACCTTGAGGGTCTGGATGAGCCGATCGGTAAATTCACCATGACCAGGGCGTGGCTGCCATCCAGAGATTTTCGCCAGCGCGCGGCGACGTGGGGAATAGCTTTGCCTGACCCTGATTACCTTGTCACTGAACTCGCTGAGTTCGCGTCGTACTGGGAGTCAGAGGGAAAGATTTTCACCCAGGTTCAGTGGGAGCAAAAATTCGCACGGCACATCGTGCTGGTGAGATCGAAAAAACAACCGGAAACCGGAGGTAACGAGAATGCAGGAGTTCGGAGAGAGCCTACAGCATCCAGGGCTGTTCAGCAGATTCAGTCAGCCCACGCAGAGTGGAGACGCCGCCATGGACTTGATGGCAACGGAAACGGCATGGCGCCTGTGGCAGGTCATGGGGGAAATATTCTCGAACCGGTGGACGCAGAAGAATGGGGCGGAGCCTTCAGCTCTCTGGATAGCCCAGATAGGTTCGATGACTGA